The Mycobacteriales bacterium genome includes a region encoding these proteins:
- a CDS encoding response regulator — translation MTEPTKTRVLVVVEDEVDIRLLIRMTLMDDPRIELFGEAASAREAIELARTASPGLIVLDHSIEGDIMGLQAAPLLKEAAPNAKILLFTAFDLSNEAAAEPAVDAFLSKAHIDRLLPTVQQLLGLEPLGR, via the coding sequence ATGACCGAACCCACCAAGACGCGGGTCCTCGTCGTCGTCGAGGACGAGGTCGACATCCGGCTGCTGATCCGGATGACGTTGATGGACGACCCGCGGATCGAGCTGTTCGGCGAGGCCGCGTCGGCGCGCGAGGCGATCGAGCTGGCGCGCACCGCGTCCCCGGGCCTGATCGTGCTCGACCACTCCATCGAGGGCGACATCATGGGTCTCCAGGCCGCGCCGCTGCTCAAGGAGGCCGCGCCGAACGCGAAGATCCTGCTGTTCACGGCGTTCGACCTGTCCAACGAGGCCGCCGCCGAGCCGGCCGTCGACGCGTTCCTCTCGAAGGCGCACATCGACCGGCTGCTGCCGACCGTGCAGCAGCTCCTCGGCCTGGAGCCACTCGGCCGGTAG